The following proteins are encoded in a genomic region of Gimesia algae:
- the rimK gene encoding 30S ribosomal protein S6--L-glutamate ligase produces the protein MKENPTKQIIGCEEWCAFPDLGLPAIKARVDSGAKTSSIHAFNVQKFRRQGETWVSFEVHPLQNNRRIVVRCERPIVDKRVVKSSSGISETRYVILATLKIGDQAWEIELTLANRDSMGYRMLLGREAMSGRMLVDPAISFCMGQVTSETLNQHYGKREQARSGMKIALLASNQELYSNQRILEAGEERGHVMEFLDIKQCYMKLDAVEPEAHYRGGSILDDLDAVITRIRPSITYYGCALARQFESMNVLTVNNSTSITQSRDKLYSLQLMLKSGINIPTTGFANSPIDTNDLIEMVGGAPLIVKLLEGSQGRGVVLAETRKAAESVINAFKALRANLLVQEFIKEADGKDLRCFVIDGKVVASIQREAAPGEFRANIHQGGTASVVKITPTERQLAVKATKALGLMIAGVDIIRSKNGPLLLEVNSSPGLEGIEAATGKDIAGMMIAAIEKKLEWKRELSGKRHK, from the coding sequence ATGAAAGAGAATCCAACCAAGCAGATTATTGGCTGTGAAGAATGGTGTGCCTTTCCCGACCTCGGTCTCCCGGCAATTAAAGCCCGCGTTGACTCAGGCGCCAAGACGTCCTCCATTCACGCGTTCAACGTGCAGAAATTCCGCAGACAGGGGGAGACCTGGGTCAGTTTTGAAGTCCACCCTCTGCAGAACAACCGCCGGATTGTTGTTCGCTGCGAACGACCGATTGTCGATAAACGGGTTGTCAAAAGTTCCAGTGGCATCTCGGAGACCCGCTATGTCATTCTGGCCACACTTAAAATCGGCGATCAGGCCTGGGAAATTGAACTGACGCTGGCTAACCGCGACTCCATGGGATATCGCATGCTGCTTGGACGCGAAGCCATGAGCGGTCGCATGCTCGTGGATCCCGCCATCAGCTTCTGCATGGGCCAGGTAACCAGCGAGACCCTCAACCAGCATTACGGCAAACGCGAACAGGCCCGCAGTGGAATGAAAATTGCGCTGCTCGCCAGCAACCAGGAACTCTACAGCAATCAACGTATTCTGGAGGCGGGAGAAGAGCGTGGACATGTCATGGAATTTCTGGACATCAAACAGTGTTATATGAAACTCGACGCGGTCGAGCCCGAAGCACATTATCGTGGCGGCTCTATTCTGGATGACCTCGACGCGGTCATTACCCGCATTCGTCCCAGCATTACTTATTATGGTTGTGCACTCGCGCGTCAATTTGAAAGTATGAACGTACTCACCGTGAACAACTCCACGTCGATTACGCAATCCCGTGACAAACTCTATTCGCTGCAACTGATGCTCAAGAGCGGCATCAACATCCCCACCACCGGTTTTGCGAATTCCCCCATCGATACCAACGACCTGATCGAAATGGTCGGCGGTGCACCGTTGATCGTCAAACTGCTGGAAGGCTCACAGGGAAGAGGCGTCGTGCTCGCGGAAACACGTAAAGCAGCCGAGTCGGTCATCAACGCCTTCAAGGCCCTTCGCGCCAATCTACTGGTTCAGGAGTTCATCAAAGAAGCTGACGGTAAGGACCTCCGCTGCTTTGTCATCGACGGGAAAGTCGTCGCGTCGATTCAGCGCGAAGCAGCCCCTGGGGAATTCCGCGCCAACATTCATCAGGGGGGTACCGCCTCGGTAGTCAAAATCACCCCCACCGAACGCCAACTGGCCGTCAAAGCCACCAAAGCCCTGGGACTGATGATCGCCGGCGTCGACATCATCCGCTCCAAAAATGGTCCGCTCCTGCTCGAAGTCAATTCCTCACCCGGTCTGGAAGGCATCGAAGCTGCCACCGGCAAAGACATCGCCGGCATGATGATCGCCGCCATCGAGAAAAAGCTGGAATGGAAGCGAGAACTCAGCGGCAAACGCCATAAATGA
- a CDS encoding outer membrane protein assembly factor BamB family protein: MVRMSHRWFLLGMLLVVGCTKTTPVEEISVKASGVSLTDADLPDLSHVWPGWRGPERNGHVPDQPLPTVWNETKDVKWRTDIPGRGHSSPVVTEDMVVLATADDQDQEQMVIAYNRADGVVRWETVLHEGGFPGPGELHKKGTNANGTVLFDGNQIYAVFLNSGKIIATALNLEGKKVWQKELGAFNSKFGYAPSPLLYKSFVIIAADNRGGGYLAALDRKTGDIAWRVSRPAVSTYSSPIVAHVGGRDQLLISGCDKVASYDPATGKEIWSTPCLAEATCGTIVTSADKIFASGGYPKRETVCLSADGKLLWSNETKIYEPSMLVDGGQLYGVTDDGIAYCWSIDSGDVLWRNRLRGSFSGSPILCNGLIYVSNLSGETFVFKASPDSYQEVAFNKLGDDSYASPAVVDGEIFLRVGKQVGDKRQEQLVCIAAETPENPTEKSAE, translated from the coding sequence ATGGTTCGCATGTCACACAGATGGTTCCTGCTGGGAATGCTGCTGGTAGTCGGCTGTACGAAGACGACCCCGGTCGAAGAAATCTCGGTGAAAGCGAGTGGCGTCTCTTTAACAGATGCCGACCTGCCTGATCTGTCCCATGTCTGGCCTGGCTGGCGTGGACCTGAGCGAAATGGTCATGTGCCTGATCAGCCATTGCCAACCGTGTGGAACGAGACAAAAGATGTCAAATGGCGAACGGATATCCCCGGGCGCGGCCACAGTTCCCCTGTCGTTACGGAAGACATGGTGGTCCTGGCCACTGCGGATGACCAGGATCAGGAACAGATGGTGATCGCTTATAATCGCGCGGACGGTGTGGTGCGCTGGGAAACGGTGTTGCATGAAGGAGGCTTTCCCGGACCAGGGGAACTGCATAAAAAAGGGACGAATGCCAACGGGACTGTCCTGTTTGACGGGAATCAGATTTACGCGGTCTTTCTGAACTCAGGGAAAATCATTGCGACGGCCCTCAACCTGGAAGGTAAGAAAGTCTGGCAGAAGGAACTGGGAGCATTTAATTCCAAGTTCGGCTATGCCCCTTCCCCCCTGCTCTACAAATCATTTGTGATTATTGCGGCAGACAATCGGGGCGGCGGTTACCTGGCGGCGCTCGACCGCAAAACAGGAGACATTGCCTGGCGTGTATCGCGGCCTGCGGTCAGTACGTATTCCAGCCCCATCGTGGCGCATGTGGGTGGCCGCGACCAGTTACTGATCAGCGGCTGTGATAAAGTCGCCAGCTATGATCCGGCGACCGGGAAAGAAATCTGGAGCACCCCCTGTCTGGCCGAAGCGACATGTGGCACGATTGTGACCAGTGCCGATAAAATCTTTGCCAGCGGTGGCTATCCCAAACGGGAGACGGTTTGTCTTTCTGCCGATGGAAAACTGTTGTGGTCGAACGAGACCAAGATTTATGAACCGTCGATGCTGGTGGATGGCGGGCAACTGTATGGCGTGACCGATGACGGGATCGCATACTGCTGGTCGATCGACTCAGGAGATGTGCTTTGGCGAAATCGTCTGCGGGGTTCCTTCAGTGGCTCTCCGATTCTGTGTAACGGACTGATTTATGTTTCGAACCTGTCAGGCGAAACCTTCGTATTTAAGGCGAGTCCGGACAGCTATCAGGAGGTCGCGTTCAACAAGCTTGGCGACGACAGCTACGCCAGTCCGGCTGTAGTCGATGGTGAAATCTTTCTCCGGGTTGGCAAACAGGTCGGCGACAAACGCCAGGAACAGCTGGTGTGTATCGCAGCCGAAACACCGGAAAACCCAACCGAAAAATCAGCCGAGTGA
- a CDS encoding 3-keto-disaccharide hydrolase produces the protein MNPSSFIKQSLYSLLVFSLLGSAPGFAGDKKEAEKLNQPPEGFIALFNGKDLSGWIGMNYHKVKGKSPVAVKNMPAAERKELLKKNWEDVLEHWSVEDGELVNDGHGVYLTTAEDFGDFELLLDYKTVAKADSGIYLRGVPQVQIWDTTKEGGKWDRKANLGSGGLFNNKGEGKYPLVHADKPFGEWNHFRIIMKGDKVTVYMNGKLVVDNKKMDNYYEKDDPIYETGPIQLQTHGGEIRFKNVFLKKL, from the coding sequence ATGAATCCATCGTCGTTTATCAAACAGAGTCTGTATTCCCTGCTGGTTTTTTCCCTGCTGGGGAGTGCCCCTGGTTTTGCCGGGGATAAAAAGGAAGCGGAAAAGCTGAATCAGCCTCCGGAAGGTTTTATTGCTCTGTTTAACGGGAAAGACCTGTCTGGCTGGATTGGAATGAACTACCACAAAGTCAAAGGCAAAAGCCCTGTGGCTGTCAAGAACATGCCTGCCGCTGAGCGGAAAGAACTGTTGAAAAAGAACTGGGAAGATGTACTGGAACACTGGTCGGTGGAAGATGGCGAACTGGTCAACGACGGACATGGGGTTTACCTGACGACTGCAGAAGACTTTGGCGATTTTGAACTGCTATTGGATTACAAAACCGTAGCGAAAGCGGACAGCGGGATCTATCTGCGTGGCGTGCCACAGGTTCAGATCTGGGATACCACAAAAGAAGGTGGCAAATGGGACCGCAAAGCCAATCTGGGATCGGGAGGATTATTTAATAATAAAGGCGAAGGAAAATATCCGCTGGTCCACGCCGACAAACCTTTTGGTGAATGGAATCATTTCCGGATTATCATGAAGGGAGACAAGGTTACCGTTTACATGAATGGTAAACTCGTGGTAGACAACAAAAAGATGGATAATTATTATGAGAAGGACGATCCGATTTATGAAACGGGTCCGATTCAGTTACAGACACATGGCGGCGAGATTCGCTTCAAGAATGTCTTTCTGAAAAAACTATAA
- a CDS encoding SRPBCC family protein, whose translation MSNNTVRLHRVLRTTPEKIYRAFLEEDAMARWLPPDGFTARVYEMDPQVGGSYKMSFTNFTTGHGHSFGGTYLELVPHTRICYTSKFDDPNLPGEMKTSVDLKLVSCGTEIKIEQSGIPEVIPPEACYLGWQDSLVHLAKLVEPEITD comes from the coding sequence ATGTCCAACAATACCGTCCGACTGCACCGCGTTTTGCGAACGACGCCTGAAAAAATCTACCGTGCCTTTCTGGAAGAAGATGCGATGGCCCGCTGGCTTCCCCCAGATGGATTCACTGCCAGAGTATACGAAATGGATCCTCAGGTGGGGGGGAGCTATAAAATGTCTTTTACGAATTTTACTACTGGCCACGGCCATTCTTTTGGAGGCACGTATCTCGAACTCGTACCCCATACCCGCATTTGTTATACGTCGAAATTTGACGATCCCAACTTGCCTGGTGAAATGAAAACGAGCGTCGATCTGAAACTGGTTTCGTGTGGCACAGAGATCAAAATTGAGCAGTCAGGCATTCCGGAGGTGATCCCCCCGGAGGCCTGTTATCTGGGCTGGCAGGATTCACTGGTTCATCTGGCGAAACTGGTCGAACCAGAAATAACAGATTAG
- a CDS encoding SGNH/GDSL hydrolase family protein, which translates to MMKYTLTETRSLKWFSLFEMAMSCTLALIFLTTVAQANEPKTTPTFQKILFLGNSITLHGPSKKIGWDGNWGMAASSQKKDYVHIVTASLSKSSVVKPKILVKNIATFERQYATYNLKEHLQDAFTFHPDLVILTIGENVPQLKTAEEQAKFQSSVEQLLKQLQKDHHPTIIVRSSFWPNKLKDEALRQACQKAGGTFVDIRSLSKEEKNYARSEREFQHAGVAAHPGDQGMQAIADAILKAVQP; encoded by the coding sequence ATGATGAAATACACGCTGACAGAAACTCGTTCCCTTAAGTGGTTCTCCCTGTTCGAGATGGCTATGTCATGCACACTCGCCCTGATCTTCCTGACGACGGTTGCCCAGGCCAACGAGCCCAAAACAACCCCCACCTTTCAGAAAATATTATTCCTGGGCAACAGCATCACGCTGCATGGTCCCTCAAAGAAGATCGGCTGGGACGGCAACTGGGGAATGGCGGCCAGCAGCCAGAAAAAGGACTACGTCCACATCGTCACAGCTTCTCTTTCGAAATCTTCTGTCGTCAAACCGAAAATTCTGGTAAAGAACATCGCTACCTTTGAACGACAATATGCGACTTACAACCTGAAAGAACACCTGCAGGATGCCTTCACGTTTCACCCTGATCTGGTGATACTCACAATTGGAGAAAACGTCCCGCAACTCAAAACAGCAGAAGAACAGGCAAAGTTTCAATCCAGCGTGGAACAATTGCTCAAGCAACTGCAGAAGGACCATCATCCGACCATCATCGTACGCAGCAGCTTCTGGCCAAACAAGTTGAAAGACGAAGCATTACGCCAGGCCTGCCAGAAAGCAGGCGGGACGTTTGTCGATATCCGCAGCCTCAGTAAAGAGGAAAAGAACTACGCTCGCTCAGAACGTGAATTTCAACACGCCGGCGTCGCCGCCCACCCCGGCGATCAGGGTATGCAGGCAATCGCTGACGCAATTCTAAAAGCAGTTCAACCCTGA
- a CDS encoding sigma-54 interaction domain-containing protein: MQKPLIVCSLLNRNSKGALQSLDCELLRLPSADQLLTTEFPRPPRLFVIQTVPPDYDATRAVVLSLRGQWPLTDVLVWAPQAEGSTVRTYFQAGAHDVVLQRQESKLVEVIETTLQNQKFLPRIHDLGRQRNKGARFESMLSRSTEMWDLFELCARVAPTDATVLIVGETGTGKELLARAVHRRSGREGRFVAANCASIPPDLINSELFGHEKGAFTGADRAKKGLVMHANKGTLFLDEIGDMPPEAQQCLLRMLQEKRIRPVGSQVETEIDVRIVAATNVLLDEAVRDGNFREDLFYRLDVIRVNVPPLRQRPEDVFLLFGHFTKRLAKHYGLEPPTFTDSFLDALLEYEWPGNVRQLENFSERLVLERSQSALTARDFDKLWNTNLVEITGTREHKQQAVWRNSVDPARSLQENLDPVLEELEREYLQAKLKQHSGRVAETAEEAGISRRTLLRKMKQYGIDKQKFKS, from the coding sequence ATGCAAAAACCATTGATAGTCTGCAGTCTGCTGAACCGCAATTCAAAAGGGGCACTACAGTCGCTGGATTGTGAGCTTCTCCGGTTGCCTTCTGCGGATCAGTTACTGACAACAGAGTTCCCCCGACCGCCTCGGCTGTTTGTGATTCAGACGGTCCCTCCCGATTATGACGCGACGCGGGCAGTAGTACTTTCTCTGCGCGGTCAATGGCCTTTGACAGATGTGCTGGTGTGGGCACCACAGGCGGAGGGGAGCACTGTGCGGACTTACTTTCAGGCAGGCGCTCATGATGTCGTATTGCAGCGGCAGGAGTCGAAGCTGGTGGAAGTGATTGAGACAACACTGCAGAATCAGAAGTTTCTGCCACGGATACATGACTTGGGTCGTCAACGAAATAAGGGGGCGCGATTTGAATCGATGTTAAGTCGCAGCACCGAAATGTGGGACCTGTTTGAACTCTGCGCGCGTGTGGCACCGACTGATGCGACCGTGTTAATTGTCGGTGAGACCGGCACGGGCAAGGAATTACTGGCGCGGGCCGTGCATCGACGCTCCGGACGCGAGGGGCGGTTTGTGGCGGCCAACTGTGCGAGCATCCCCCCTGACCTGATCAATTCCGAACTCTTCGGTCATGAAAAAGGTGCGTTTACCGGAGCGGATCGGGCTAAGAAGGGATTGGTGATGCATGCGAATAAGGGGACACTGTTTCTGGACGAAATTGGCGACATGCCTCCTGAGGCGCAGCAGTGTCTGTTGCGTATGCTGCAGGAAAAACGGATTCGACCGGTGGGCAGCCAGGTAGAGACGGAGATCGATGTACGTATCGTGGCGGCGACGAATGTGTTGCTGGATGAAGCAGTGCGTGACGGTAACTTTCGCGAGGATCTGTTTTACCGGCTGGATGTGATTCGTGTGAATGTGCCTCCACTGCGTCAGCGTCCGGAAGATGTATTTCTGCTGTTTGGTCATTTCACGAAACGACTGGCGAAACATTATGGTCTTGAACCTCCGACTTTTACAGACAGTTTTTTAGACGCATTGCTAGAGTACGAATGGCCGGGCAATGTACGCCAACTGGAAAACTTCAGTGAACGACTGGTGCTGGAACGTTCGCAGTCCGCCTTGACGGCCCGCGATTTCGACAAGCTGTGGAATACGAATCTGGTGGAGATAACAGGGACTCGGGAACATAAGCAACAGGCTGTGTGGCGGAATAGTGTGGACCCTGCCCGTTCCCTGCAGGAGAACCTGGACCCGGTGCTCGAAGAACTGGAGCGGGAATATCTGCAGGCAAAGCTCAAACAGCATTCAGGCCGGGTGGCTGAGACGGCTGAGGAAGCGGGTATCAGCCGACGAACATTGCTCAGGAAGATGAAACAGTACGGGATTGATAAACAGAAATTCAAATCGTGA
- a CDS encoding HAD-IIB family hydrolase, whose translation MARNVLKKTSQTESSAARLTRNKHGDLKITLISLHGLIRGHNSELGRDADTGGQVKYVLELARELAAHEHVREVELLTRQIIDPKVDDDYAQVEEQISENAKIIRIPFGPKRYLRKESLWPFLELFIDQTLQHFRRTGLPDIIHGHYADAGAAGAQLARLLHIPYVFTGHSLGRVKRQRLSLGKEENQAIERLESKYKFTTRIEAEELALETASMVVTSTNQEVQQQYELYDHYQPARMEVIPPGVDLTNFSPAGKDWTTPKIAEDLNCFLQEPDKPMILTMARPDERKNLEMLVRVYGESEQLQEMANLVLIMGTRDDVRDLPKAQRRIINHILYLIDRYNLYGKVAYPKTHKPDDVPELYRLATSLKGVFINPALTEPFGLTLLEAGATGLPIVSTNDGGPRDIIANCKNGLLVDPLDKADIEHALLRVLTEPEQWAEWSNNGIKGTREHYSWHQHAERYLRDLDDILEHSPAPVLAEMADKSTMRRLPEFDRLIITDLDNTLTGDDEALKEFIELIREHDHIGFGIATGRRLDSAMELIKELGLPQPDLIDTDAGTQLHYGEKLTPDLSWRKSIDYAWKPQEIRDVLDLQPGFYPQIEEHQSEFKISYELDTSVSPSISTIKKILREAGLRAKVIMSLGMYLDVIPVRGGSDLSMRHVLWKWGFAPEHVLVSGDSGNDAGMLLGRTLGVVVGNHSEELERLRNRPRVYFAEASHAAGILEGIKYYNFLDKITIPNDRIE comes from the coding sequence ATGGCCCGAAATGTGTTAAAAAAAACGTCACAAACAGAGTCCAGTGCCGCCAGGCTGACCAGAAATAAACACGGCGATCTCAAAATCACTCTGATCAGTCTGCATGGCCTAATCCGCGGACATAATTCGGAATTAGGCCGCGATGCCGACACAGGCGGTCAGGTTAAATATGTGCTTGAACTGGCCCGCGAACTGGCAGCGCACGAACATGTCCGCGAAGTCGAACTGCTCACCAGACAGATTATCGACCCCAAGGTAGATGACGATTATGCCCAGGTCGAAGAACAGATTTCCGAAAACGCCAAAATCATCCGCATTCCATTTGGCCCCAAACGCTACCTTCGCAAAGAGTCGCTCTGGCCTTTTCTCGAACTGTTTATCGATCAGACTCTGCAGCATTTCCGACGCACTGGACTGCCAGACATCATCCACGGCCACTACGCCGATGCGGGAGCCGCCGGTGCACAGCTGGCGCGACTGTTGCATATTCCCTATGTTTTTACCGGACATTCGCTGGGACGCGTCAAACGCCAGCGGCTCTCTCTGGGAAAAGAAGAGAATCAGGCCATCGAGCGACTGGAAAGCAAATACAAATTCACAACCCGCATCGAAGCCGAAGAGCTGGCGCTGGAAACCGCTTCCATGGTGGTCACCAGCACCAACCAGGAAGTCCAGCAGCAATACGAACTCTACGATCATTACCAGCCCGCCCGCATGGAAGTCATCCCACCTGGTGTAGACCTCACGAATTTTTCGCCCGCAGGAAAAGACTGGACCACGCCGAAAATTGCCGAAGACTTGAACTGTTTTTTACAGGAACCAGACAAACCCATGATTCTTACCATGGCCCGCCCCGATGAGCGTAAAAACCTCGAAATGCTGGTCCGCGTATATGGTGAGAGCGAACAACTGCAAGAGATGGCAAATCTCGTTCTGATCATGGGAACACGTGATGATGTGCGCGACCTTCCCAAGGCGCAGCGTAGAATTATCAATCATATTCTGTATCTCATTGACCGCTACAATCTCTATGGGAAAGTCGCTTATCCCAAAACACACAAACCCGATGATGTCCCCGAACTCTATCGCCTGGCGACTTCGCTGAAAGGGGTCTTTATCAATCCGGCGTTGACCGAACCGTTTGGACTCACACTCCTCGAAGCCGGTGCCACCGGGCTCCCCATTGTCTCAACCAATGATGGCGGTCCGCGTGATATTATCGCCAACTGTAAAAACGGTCTACTCGTCGATCCGCTCGATAAAGCAGATATTGAACATGCACTGCTCCGCGTGTTAACAGAGCCCGAGCAGTGGGCCGAATGGTCTAACAACGGTATCAAAGGGACCCGCGAACATTATTCATGGCATCAGCATGCAGAGCGTTATCTGCGTGACCTGGATGATATTCTTGAGCATTCGCCCGCTCCTGTTCTGGCAGAGATGGCAGACAAATCGACGATGCGTCGACTTCCCGAATTTGATCGGTTGATTATCACAGATCTGGACAATACACTGACCGGTGACGACGAGGCACTCAAAGAATTCATTGAGCTGATTCGGGAACATGATCACATTGGTTTTGGCATCGCCACAGGTCGGCGACTCGATTCAGCAATGGAACTCATTAAAGAACTGGGGCTTCCTCAGCCAGACCTGATCGACACAGATGCCGGAACACAGTTACACTACGGCGAAAAGCTCACACCGGACCTCAGTTGGCGGAAATCAATTGACTATGCCTGGAAGCCGCAGGAAATTCGTGATGTCCTTGACTTGCAACCCGGTTTTTATCCCCAAATTGAAGAACATCAGTCAGAATTTAAGATCAGTTATGAACTCGACACGAGTGTCAGCCCCAGTATTTCAACCATTAAAAAAATTCTCCGGGAGGCAGGATTACGTGCTAAGGTTATTATGTCACTCGGCATGTACCTCGATGTCATTCCGGTGCGCGGTGGAAGCGACCTGTCCATGAGGCACGTACTCTGGAAGTGGGGATTCGCCCCCGAGCATGTCCTCGTTTCAGGTGATTCCGGCAACGATGCCGGCATGCTGCTGGGCCGTACATTGGGTGTGGTCGTCGGCAATCATAGTGAAGAGCTCGAACGTCTCCGCAACCGACCCCGCGTCTATTTTGCAGAGGCATCCCATGCGGCGGGCATCCTCGAAGGCATCAAGTATTACAACTTCTTAGACAAGATTACTATTCCCAACGATCGGATCGAATGA
- a CDS encoding alpha-amylase family glycosyl hydrolase, producing MSIAQDEIDFKADLTLQRLQPQLQEVWQTSQIDDVKIHEFESRLNEHWRPLFGLLFQLYSSRYDFFYHIEQVLLTAARGWAERPEDLCALDRHRINEPNWFQSERISGGALYVDLFGENLSKLREQVSYFKNLGLTYLHLMPLFAVRPGNNDGGYAISTYRSVDPRLGTIDDLRLLAADLREAGISLVLDFVFNHTSDDHEWAKLAQSGNREYQEYYYIFPDREKPEQYERTLREIFPTVRRGNFTWHDGMQQWVWTSFNSFQWDLNYTNPAVFRAMLEEMFFIANTGIDILRLDAVAFIWKQMGTNCENLPEAHTLIQAFNRLARIATPGLLFKSEAIVHPDDVVKYISEHECQISYNPTLMALLWESLATRNVSLLVQTLRHRYKLPKNTAWVNYLRCHDDIGWTFDDADAQAIGINAYDHRKFLNDFYTGQFPGSFARGVPFQENHETGDMRISGTMASLAGLEQAIEEENEEKKELALRRMLLLHGVSLSIGGIPLLYLGEEWGMLNDYDFVKDPAKAGDSRWIHRPKMQWQFLEELDDHIKAGNGSIRSTIFRSTQKLIALRKSLPALAGQDMELIATANEHILGYVRLYEGNRLIVLANFSDEAQVIEGNKLRTAGLGRFFQNVIDDKTYATSEQLVLAPYQILWLNRV from the coding sequence ATGAGCATCGCGCAGGATGAGATTGACTTCAAAGCGGATCTGACACTGCAGCGCCTGCAGCCTCAGTTGCAGGAAGTCTGGCAAACCAGCCAGATTGATGATGTCAAAATACATGAATTTGAATCAAGACTGAATGAGCACTGGCGTCCTCTGTTTGGACTGCTGTTTCAGCTTTATAGCTCCCGGTACGATTTCTTTTATCACATTGAACAGGTTCTACTGACCGCGGCCCGGGGCTGGGCTGAGCGCCCCGAGGATCTTTGCGCGCTCGACCGTCATCGCATCAATGAACCCAACTGGTTTCAGTCAGAACGCATCAGCGGGGGCGCCTTGTATGTGGACCTCTTTGGGGAAAACCTCAGTAAACTCCGCGAGCAAGTCAGCTATTTCAAAAACCTGGGACTCACCTACCTGCACTTAATGCCTCTATTTGCGGTCCGCCCCGGTAACAATGACGGCGGTTATGCCATCAGCACGTATCGTTCTGTCGACCCGCGACTGGGAACCATTGATGACCTCCGCCTACTGGCAGCAGACCTCCGGGAAGCGGGGATCTCACTGGTGCTCGACTTTGTGTTTAACCATACCTCCGACGACCACGAGTGGGCTAAACTGGCTCAATCGGGAAACCGCGAGTATCAGGAATACTATTATATTTTCCCCGATCGGGAAAAACCCGAACAATACGAACGCACGCTGCGGGAAATCTTTCCCACCGTCCGCCGAGGAAATTTCACCTGGCACGATGGGATGCAGCAGTGGGTCTGGACCTCGTTCAACAGTTTCCAGTGGGACCTGAACTACACTAATCCCGCCGTCTTTCGCGCCATGCTCGAAGAAATGTTTTTCATCGCCAATACCGGCATCGACATCCTGAGACTCGACGCCGTCGCCTTTATCTGGAAACAGATGGGCACCAACTGCGAAAACCTGCCCGAAGCTCATACCCTGATCCAGGCCTTCAATCGCCTGGCACGCATCGCAACTCCTGGCCTCTTGTTCAAATCCGAAGCCATCGTGCACCCCGATGATGTGGTGAAATACATCAGCGAACACGAGTGCCAGATTTCTTACAATCCCACACTCATGGCGCTGCTCTGGGAATCGCTGGCGACGCGGAATGTCTCATTGCTCGTCCAGACGCTCAGACATCGCTATAAGCTCCCCAAAAACACCGCCTGGGTGAACTACCTGCGCTGCCACGATGACATCGGCTGGACCTTCGATGATGCCGACGCCCAGGCCATCGGTATCAATGCCTATGACCATCGCAAGTTTCTCAACGATTTCTATACAGGTCAATTCCCCGGATCCTTTGCGCGAGGCGTACCGTTTCAGGAAAACCATGAAACCGGGGACATGCGAATTTCCGGCACGATGGCGTCGCTGGCCGGACTGGAACAGGCGATCGAAGAAGAAAACGAAGAGAAAAAAGAACTGGCACTGCGCCGCATGCTGCTGCTGCATGGTGTCTCTCTCAGTATTGGGGGTATCCCGCTCCTGTACCTGGGAGAAGAGTGGGGTATGCTCAACGATTACGATTTTGTGAAAGATCCCGCCAAAGCGGGAGACTCCCGCTGGATTCACCGCCCCAAAATGCAGTGGCAGTTTCTCGAAGAACTGGACGACCATATCAAAGCCGGGAATGGTTCTATCCGCTCAACGATCTTTCGGTCCACACAGAAACTGATTGCCCTGCGAAAATCGTTGCCCGCTCTCGCTGGTCAGGATATGGAACTCATCGCCACAGCCAATGAACATATTCTCGGTTACGTCCGTCTCTATGAAGGCAATCGCCTGATTGTCCTCGCAAATTTCTCTGATGAAGCGCAGGTCATCGAAGGCAACAAACTCCGTACCGCAGGACTCGGACGGTTCTTTCAGAACGTCATCGACGATAAAACTTACGCCACGTCAGAGCAACTGGTTCTGGCACCGTACCAGATCCTCTGGCTGAACCGCGTTTAA